A genomic region of Zygotorulaspora mrakii chromosome 7, complete sequence contains the following coding sequences:
- the UBP10 gene encoding ubiquitin-specific protease UBP10 (similar to Saccharomyces cerevisiae UBP10 (YNL186W); ancestral locus Anc_2.69), whose translation MTTQESIKPLVDNILSNPLQFKRSSMKSDGRGGGGIADLYGANTSKKRAPFVVIGGARKKSKVDEQQDTAVAAAALPAAELPAGNGAVAVPASMAEALKMYVATPSQQDAAVSSSSESESEEFHEANEYVESVAGEEDVGMPLERGSGSDSGSAEESEDLDYQSGASGAESSSDEVSHVSEDEKYQLHEEAEESKEPERDAQVKAPAGQEAGPQRELEEEEELTHKLPLAQRLESGPTQADDISEFYQFNENVDDRGSSFPSRIVKNWGPALTVLKPRGLLNHGVTCYTNAAVQAMIHIPAIQHYLFDILRGKYDDTIDRHSVSYVLAETSRKMWLPQDKSRKKSSSYFINPKKLLARLDDINCMMSEWQQEDSHEYFMSLMSRLQEDSVPRGHKMTESIVYDIFGGLLKQKVACKSCGYVSETEQPFYDLSLHLKGKKILQQTASSSSTSSINSENGDSTHKKFSIEKSIKEFFNTELIKVDKEKKGYVCENCKKTTNALKHNLIIRAPETLLIHLKKFRFNGTSSSKMKQAVSYPMFLDLTEYCDKVSLPVKYQLTTVVVHEGRSLSSGHYIVHCRQPDGSWATYDDEYINKISEKDVLKEANAYYLLYTRLTPRKVSFKKSDKKFADELSIPLSNNVSTPSSSPVINRNKKWKKNIRKKFNH comes from the coding sequence ATGACTACTCAGGAAAGTATCAAACCGTTGGTAGATAATATACTGTCAAACCCGTTGCAGTTCAAAAGATCATCGATGAAGTCCGACGGCAGaggtggtggtggtatTGCCGATTTGTACGGTGCAAATACGAGTAAAAAGCGTGCGCCGTTCGTAGTGATAGGCGGTGCCAGAAAGAAGAGCAAGGTGGATGAGCAGCAGGATACTGCGGTTGCAGCAGCAGCATTACCAGCAGCAGAACTACCAGCGGGCAATGGGGCAGTGGCAGTGCCGGCTTCGATGGCAGAGGCGCTCAAAATGTATGTTGCAACGCCGTCGCAGCAGGACGCAGCAGTGTCCTCGAGCAGCGAGAGCGAGAGCGAGGAGTTTCACGAGGCCAACGAGTATGTCGAAAGCGTGGCAGGCGAGGAGGACGTAGGGATGCCTTTGGAGCGCGGGTCTGGGTCGGATTCGGGATCTGCAGAGGAGAGCGAGGACCTGGACTACCAGAGCGGCGCATCTGGGGCAGAATCGTCCAGCGATGAAGTGTCTCACGTATCGGAGGACGAAAAATACCAGCTGCACGAGGAAGCCGAGGAATCCAAGGAGCCGGAGAGGGACGCCCAGGTCAAGGCACCAGCCGGGCAGGAAGCTGGGCCACAGCGCGagctggaagaagaggaggaaCTGACGCATAAGTTACCTCTGGCACAGAGACTGGAGAGTGGACCGACACAGGCTGACGATATTTCAGAATTTTACCAGTTCAATGAAAACGTCGATGACCGTGGATCATCGTTTCCCTCGCGTATTGTCAAAAATTGGGGGCCGGCTTTAACAGTGCTGAAGCCACGAGGTTTACTAAATCATGGGGTCACGTGCTATACCAATGCTGCTGTCCAGGCAATGATTCATATTCCCGCTATTCAGCATTATCTATTCGACATATTGCGCGGCAAGTATGACGATACCATTGATCGTCATTCTGTGTCCTATGTGCTTGCGGAAACGAGCAGGAAAATGTGGTTACCACAGGACAAATCCAGAAAGAAGTCTTCTTCGTATTTTATCAATCCAAAGAAATTACTGGCAAGATTGGATGACATAAATTGCATGATGAGCGAATGGCAACAGGAAGATTCTCACGAATATTTCATGTCCTTAATGTCAAGATTACAGGAGGATTCTGTGCCTAGAGGTCACAAGATGACAGAATCTATTGTTTATGATATCTTTGGCGGtttattgaaacaaaaagtgGCCTGCAAGTCTTGCGGATACGTTTCAGAGACCGAGCAACCATTCTACGATTTGTCTTTGCATTTAAAgggcaaaaaaattctgcaaCAAAcagcttcatcatcatcaacctCTTCCATAAATTCAGAAAATGGTGACTCGACACATAAAAAGTTTTCGATCGAGAAGTCGATAAAAGAATTCTTCAATACGGAACTGATAAAAGTTGataaagagaaaaagggTTATGTGTGTGAGAATTGTAAAAAGACGACAAACGCATTGAAACATAATTTAATAATAAGGGCACCTGAAACTTTATTAattcatttgaagaaatttaGATTCAATGGAacgtcttcttcaaagatgaagcaAGCAGTTTCTTATCCGATGTTTTTGGATCTAACAGAATACTGCGATAAAGTCTCCCTACCCGTCAAATATCAACTGACTACCGTTGTTGTTCACGAAGGTCGGTCCTTATCTTCCGGTCATTATATCGTTCATTGCAGACAACCTGATGGATCATGGGCCACTTATGATGACGAGTATATCAATAAGatttcagaaaaagatgtatTAAAAGAAGCCAATGCATATTACTTGTTGTACACGAGATTGACTCCAAGAAAAGtttcttttaaaaaatcGGATAAAAAATTCGCTGATGAACTAAGTATTCCATTATCAAATAATGTATCCACACCTTCATCATCGCCTGTAATAAACCGGAACaaaaagtggaagaaaaatataagaAAGAAGTTCAATCATTAA
- the MRPL19 gene encoding mitochondrial 54S ribosomal protein uL11m (similar to Saccharomyces cerevisiae MRPL19 (YNL185C); ancestral locus Anc_2.70) codes for MSRVAKNLFVKLIVDAGKATPSPPVGPALGSKGIKAMDFCKEFNARTASYQPGTPIPVMITIKPDRSFSFEMKSPPTGYLLLKALRVDKGHGQPNISIPERTVGELSLKHIYEIAKIKKSDGKHSMLSMEGIVKSVIGVAGSMGIKVVP; via the coding sequence ATGTCACGAGTTGCTAAGAATTTATTTGTGAAGTTAATAGTAGATGCAGGTAAAGCAACACCTTCACCTCCAGTGGGCCCTGCGTTAGGTTCCAAGGGTATTAAAGCGATGGATTTTTGTAAAGAGTTCAATGCACGTACAGCGTCATATCAGCCCGGTACACCCATCCCTGTGATGATAACTATAAAGCCAGATAGATCTTTcagttttgaaatgaaGTCTCCACCTACGGGATACCTATTGTTGAAAGCACTAAGAGTCGATAAAGGCCATGGACAACCAAACATTTCAATTCCTGAGAGAACAGTTGGTGAACTGTCACTAAAGCACATCTatgaaattgcaaaaataaaaaagtcAGATGGCAAGCATTCCATGCTTTCAATGGAAGGAATTGTAAAGTCTGTCATTGGCGTTGCAGGAAGCATGGGTATTAAAGTTGTTCCTTGA